A single Methylomonas sp. AM2-LC DNA region contains:
- a CDS encoding IS110 family transposase — protein sequence MIKNNVIGLDLAKNIFHLVSFNAELKQIKKKVKRADLLSYIANLPVSIIGMEACGGSHYWAREIKKLGHEVVLLNARYVKGFVVGNKNDYNDAEAIWTATHQPKRRTVSLKTLEQQDIQMLHRLRQSTVDERTAVANRIRGFLGEWGIVLPIGINQLRTHLTEIIEDAENGLSVISRNLFAKQLEKLKELDKTIKEYDKQIDQLCIQSELCQRFVEVPGIGAITATMAASDIGDGKGYTKSKNYAASLGIVPKQHTSGDKVVLLGISKRGNGYLRTLLIHGARSVLKNCQGKTDSLSRWLQALIERRGFNKAAVALANKNARILWVMATQNKRYEVRSADVVMS from the coding sequence ATGATCAAGAATAACGTAATTGGTTTAGATTTAGCAAAAAACATTTTTCATCTGGTGAGTTTTAATGCTGAACTGAAACAGATTAAAAAGAAAGTAAAGCGAGCGGATTTATTGTCGTACATAGCGAACTTGCCAGTCAGTATCATTGGTATGGAAGCCTGTGGAGGCTCGCATTATTGGGCGCGAGAAATCAAGAAACTGGGGCATGAAGTGGTATTGCTGAATGCCCGTTATGTGAAAGGGTTTGTGGTGGGCAATAAAAATGATTATAACGATGCAGAGGCTATTTGGACGGCAACACACCAACCGAAAAGACGAACAGTTTCGCTTAAGACGCTTGAGCAGCAAGATATTCAAATGCTGCATCGATTGCGTCAAAGTACAGTGGATGAACGGACGGCGGTGGCGAATCGAATTCGGGGTTTTTTAGGTGAGTGGGGAATTGTGCTGCCTATAGGCATCAATCAGCTCAGAACGCACCTCACTGAAATTATTGAAGATGCTGAGAATGGTTTAAGCGTGATCAGTCGAAATCTGTTTGCCAAACAGCTTGAAAAACTCAAGGAATTGGATAAAACGATCAAAGAGTATGATAAGCAGATTGATCAACTCTGTATTCAGAGCGAATTATGTCAACGATTTGTAGAGGTTCCAGGTATAGGAGCCATTACGGCTACTATGGCTGCATCGGATATAGGGGACGGTAAAGGCTATACCAAAAGCAAAAATTATGCAGCCAGTTTAGGCATTGTACCCAAACAGCACACGAGTGGTGACAAGGTGGTGTTGTTGGGTATCAGTAAACGAGGTAATGGCTATCTGCGAACTTTACTGATTCACGGCGCCCGATCAGTCTTGAAAAACTGCCAAGGTAAAACAGACTCGCTAAGTCGATGGTTGCAGGCGCTAATTGAACGACGTGGTTTTAACAAAGCGGCCGTCGCACTGGCCAATAAAAATGCCCGAATTTTGTGGGTAATGGCTACACAAAATAAGAGGTATGAGGTTAGGTCCGCCGATGTAGTCATGTCGTAG